The region GATGTCTTCCTCGCTGCCGTAGGCCAGAAGGTGATTGTCGAGGTTGCCCTGAAAGACGCGATCGGCACCGAGCTGAGCCCGTGCATCGCGCAGGTGAATGGTGGACGGGAGACTGATGACGTCCGCGCCGCCCGCGTCAAGATCTTCCAGCGAGTTCCACTCCCGTGCGAAATTGATGGTGGGCACGATGCCCTTCACGGCGGAGAAAATCCGCTGCTGATAGGGCAGGGCGAACTCGCGGTATTGATCGGGCGTCAGCAGAAAGGCCGCCGACTCGAAAAGCTGCACTGCGGCAACCCCGCAACGGGCCTGATACTTCAGGTAGGCGATGGTCATCTCGGTGATGCGGTCCAGCAGTCGGTGGAGCGCCTCGGGCTCCTGCGCCATGAAGGCCATGGCGCGGGAGGCCGTATCGCCGAAGCTCTTGCCCTCCAGGATGAACACCGCCAGAGTCAAGGGCGACCCGCCAAAGCCCAAAACGGGAAGCTCTCCATCGAGCTGATCAAAAATCGACTCGAAGGTGTATTGAACGAAGGGCAGCTCCGCCTCCACGTCGTAGCCGTGGAGCCGCTCCACATCCTCCACCGTCTCCACCCGGTCCACCAGCTTGGGTCCGGGTGCAAAGACAAAATGGGCGCCCATGGGCGTCAGCGGGGTGAGAATGTCTTGAAAATAGATGAGCGCGTCGACGCCGAAACGCTTGGGAAGCAGCGTAATCTCCGTAGCGTAGGCCGGATGGCGAAACAAGTCCTCCAATGGCAGCGCGGCCTCGTCCTTAAGCTTGAGATAGGCCGGATCGGTACGGCCCGCCTGCCGCATCATCCAGATGGGGGTATAGGGAGTCTTCTCGCCGCGAAGGGCACGCAAAAAGGTGTCATTCTGCAAAGTCTGGGTCATTCCAATTCTCGCGCCCGCGTCCGGTCCATGATCTGCCGCATGGTGGCGCAAGGATACTACGGCGGAGTGGCGGATGTATAGCGCGCGAATTGCCTCACAATAAATCTACTCGAAATGTATTCGTTGCCTCACGAAGGAAATCTATCCGAAACGGGCTGGGTC is a window of Candidatus Hydrogenedentota bacterium DNA encoding:
- a CDS encoding uroporphyrinogen decarboxylase; this encodes MTQTLQNDTFLRALRGEKTPYTPIWMMRQAGRTDPAYLKLKDEAALPLEDLFRHPAYATEITLLPKRFGVDALIYFQDILTPLTPMGAHFVFAPGPKLVDRVETVEDVERLHGYDVEAELPFVQYTFESIFDQLDGELPVLGFGGSPLTLAVFILEGKSFGDTASRAMAFMAQEPEALHRLLDRITEMTIAYLKYQARCGVAAVQLFESAAFLLTPDQYREFALPYQQRIFSAVKGIVPTINFAREWNSLEDLDAGGADVISLPSTIHLRDARAQLGADRVFQGNLDNHLLAYGSEEDIATAVEDCVLAGEHRGHLFNLSHGLLRETPFERVLRLVEQVHAVRCP